One segment of Bacteroides caecimuris DNA contains the following:
- a CDS encoding S8 family peptidase, with the protein MKKFIVLILALNMYLGVSAQFTPGDTLKYRISLKDKAATDYSLQKPEKYLSKKSIERRKKQGLPIDSTDLPVCREYVDAIRKTGVHVLVTGKWDNFVTVSCNDSTLISEIAGFLFVRSTERVWKGVTQRAFKRDSLINKPLRTDSLYGPAITQAAMSRVDLLHDAGFKGQGMTIAVIDAGFHNVDKIDAMKNIRILGVRDFVNPEADIYAESSHGMSVLSCMAMNQPHVMIGTAPEASYWLLRSEDEYSENLVEQDYWAAAIEFADSVGVDLVNTSLGYYSFDDSTKNYRHRDLNGHYALMSREAAKAADKGMVVVCSAGNSGADSWKKITPPGDAENIITVGAVTKRGELAPFSSVGNTADGRVKPDVVAVGLNSDVMGTDGNLRRANGTSFASPIMCGMVACLWQACPKLTAKQIIDLVRQSGDRADFPDNIYGYGIPDLWKAYQSTQR; encoded by the coding sequence ATGAAGAAGTTTATAGTATTGATTCTCGCTCTAAATATGTATTTGGGGGTATCTGCCCAATTTACTCCGGGAGATACCTTAAAATACCGGATTAGTCTGAAAGACAAAGCGGCTACGGACTATTCTTTGCAGAAACCGGAAAAGTATTTGTCTAAGAAATCTATAGAACGGAGAAAGAAACAGGGATTGCCCATTGATTCTACAGACTTACCGGTTTGCAGGGAGTATGTAGATGCCATACGAAAAACAGGTGTTCATGTACTTGTGACTGGGAAATGGGATAATTTCGTCACTGTTTCTTGTAATGACAGTACGTTAATCAGCGAAATAGCCGGATTCCTTTTTGTACGTTCTACGGAAAGAGTGTGGAAAGGTGTCACACAAAGAGCGTTTAAAAGAGACTCATTGATAAATAAACCGTTGCGCACCGATAGCCTTTACGGTCCTGCAATCACGCAAGCGGCTATGAGCCGCGTCGATCTCCTGCATGATGCCGGCTTTAAGGGGCAGGGAATGACCATTGCCGTGATTGATGCCGGCTTCCATAATGTGGATAAGATTGATGCCATGAAAAATATCCGTATCCTCGGTGTGCGTGACTTTGTGAATCCGGAGGCAGATATTTATGCAGAAAGCAGTCATGGAATGTCTGTATTGTCCTGTATGGCTATGAACCAGCCGCATGTGATGATTGGCACTGCTCCTGAAGCTTCTTATTGGTTGCTGCGTAGTGAAGACGAATATTCGGAAAATTTGGTAGAGCAGGATTATTGGGCGGCAGCTATCGAGTTTGCTGATAGTGTAGGAGTGGATTTGGTGAATACATCGCTTGGTTACTACTCATTTGATGATTCTACGAAGAATTATAGACACCGTGACTTGAATGGTCATTATGCGCTGATGTCCCGGGAAGCTGCGAAGGCTGCCGATAAAGGAATGGTAGTTGTGTGCAGTGCCGGAAATTCGGGTGCCGATTCGTGGAAGAAGATTACTCCTCCGGGAGATGCGGAGAATATCATAACTGTAGGAGCTGTAACAAAAAGAGGAGAACTGGCGCCGTTTTCTTCGGTCGGAAATACGGCTGACGGACGTGTGAAGCCGGACGTAGTGGCTGTCGGTTTAAATTCGGATGTGATGGGAACGGATGGAAATCTTCGTCGCGCCAATGGAACCTCTTTTGCTTCTCCGATTATGTGCGGTATGGTAGCTTGCTTATGGCAAGCTTGTCCGAAGCTGACGGCAAAGCAGATTATTGATTTGGTACGTCAGTCAGGTGACAGAGCTGATTTTCCAGATAATATATATGGATATGGTATTCCCGATTTGTGGAAGGCATATCAATCAACTCAACGTTAA
- the mnmA gene encoding tRNA 2-thiouridine(34) synthase MnmA has product MKERNKRVLVGMSGGIDSTATCLMLQEQGYEIVGVTMRVWGDEPQDARELAKRMGIEHYVADERIPFKETIVKNFIDEYKQGRTPNPCVMCNPLFKFRVLTEWADKLNCAWIATGHYSRLEEKNGNIYIVTGDDDKKDQSYFLWRLGQDVLKRCIFPLGDYTKVKVREYLAEKGYEAKSKEGESMEVCFIKGDYRDFLREQCPELDSEIGPGWFVNSEGVKLGKHKGAPYYTIGQRKGLEIALGKPAYVLKINPQKNTVMLGDADQLKTEYMLAEQDKIVDERELLGCENLTVRIRYRSRPIPCQVKRLEDGRLLVRFLETASAIAPGQSAVFYDGRRVLGGAFIASQRGIGLVIIENEEL; this is encoded by the coding sequence ATGAAAGAACGAAATAAGAGAGTATTGGTAGGTATGAGTGGTGGTATAGACAGCACCGCTACTTGCTTGATGCTGCAAGAACAAGGATATGAGATTGTAGGAGTTACCATGCGTGTGTGGGGAGATGAACCGCAGGATGCCAGGGAGTTAGCAAAACGGATGGGGATTGAACATTATGTGGCAGATGAGCGTATTCCTTTTAAAGAGACCATCGTCAAAAACTTCATAGACGAATATAAGCAGGGGCGTACACCAAATCCGTGCGTGATGTGCAATCCGTTGTTTAAGTTCCGGGTTCTGACGGAGTGGGCGGATAAGTTGAATTGTGCATGGATAGCTACCGGGCATTATTCGCGATTGGAAGAGAAAAACGGAAATATTTATATAGTAACCGGAGACGATGATAAGAAAGACCAGTCGTATTTTCTTTGGAGATTGGGGCAGGATGTGCTGAAACGTTGCATTTTCCCGTTGGGAGATTATACGAAGGTGAAGGTTCGTGAGTATCTTGCGGAGAAAGGGTATGAGGCAAAGTCGAAAGAAGGAGAAAGTATGGAAGTCTGCTTTATTAAGGGAGATTACCGTGATTTTCTTCGTGAGCAGTGCCCCGAACTGGATAGTGAAATCGGACCGGGATGGTTTGTAAACTCTGAAGGAGTAAAACTGGGGAAACACAAAGGAGCACCTTATTATACGATTGGTCAACGAAAAGGACTGGAGATTGCTTTAGGAAAGCCAGCTTATGTGTTGAAAATCAATCCGCAGAAAAATACAGTAATGCTTGGAGATGCCGACCAATTGAAAACTGAATACATGTTGGCGGAGCAGGATAAGATTGTGGATGAACGGGAACTGCTCGGGTGTGAGAATCTGACGGTGCGGATTCGTTATCGCAGTCGTCCGATTCCCTGTCAGGTGAAAAGATTGGAAGACGGACGTTTGTTGGTACGTTTCCTCGAAACGGCTTCGGCCATTGCTCCCGGACAATCAGCTGTGTTTTATGATGGAAGACGGGTGCTGGGAGGAGCTTTCATCGCGTCCCAAAGAGGAATCGGGCTGGTGATTATAGAAAATGAAGAATTATGA
- a CDS encoding fumarylacetoacetate hydrolase family protein, with the protein MKIIAVGMNYAQHNKELGHTQVNTEPVIFMKPDSAILKDGKPFFIPDFSSEIHYETELVVRINRLGKNIAPRFANRYYDAVTVGIDFTARDLQRKFREQGNPWELCKGFDSSAAIGTFVPVEHYKDIQNLNFNLLIDGKEVQRGCTADMLFKIDDIIAYVSQYVTLKIGDLLFTGTPVGVGPVSIGQHLQGYLEEEKLLDFYIR; encoded by the coding sequence ATGAAGATTATTGCAGTAGGCATGAACTACGCCCAGCATAACAAAGAACTGGGACATACACAAGTAAATACGGAGCCGGTGATTTTTATGAAGCCTGATTCTGCTATTCTGAAAGATGGCAAACCGTTTTTCATCCCCGACTTTTCCAGCGAGATACATTATGAAACGGAATTGGTAGTCCGTATCAACCGATTGGGGAAAAATATCGCTCCCCGTTTTGCTAACCGCTATTATGATGCTGTGACAGTCGGTATCGACTTTACAGCCCGTGACCTTCAACGAAAGTTCCGTGAGCAGGGGAACCCCTGGGAGCTTTGTAAAGGTTTTGATTCATCGGCTGCTATTGGGACTTTTGTTCCGGTAGAGCATTATAAAGATATTCAAAATTTGAACTTCAATCTGTTGATCGACGGTAAAGAAGTACAGCGTGGCTGTACAGCAGATATGCTTTTCAAGATAGATGATATTATCGCTTATGTCAGTCAGTATGTAACGTTGAAAATCGGTGATCTACTCTTTACGGGGACTCCAGTCGGTGTAGGTCCTGTTAGTATCGGACAGCATTTGCAAGGTTATCTGGAAGAGGAAAAACTGTTGGATTTCTATATTCGTTGA
- the rpsB gene encoding 30S ribosomal protein S2: MSRTNFDTLLEAGCHFGHLKRKWNPAMAPYIFMERNGIHIIDLHKTVAKVDEAAEALKQIAKSGKKVLFVATKKQAKQVVAEKAQSVNMPYVIERWPGGMLTNFPTIRKAVKKMATIDKLTNDGTYSNLSKREILQISRQRAKLDKTLGSIADLTRLPSALFVIDVMKENIAVREANRLGIPVFGIVDTNSDPSNVDFVIPANDDATKSVEVILDACCAAMIEGLEERKAEKIDMEAAGEAPANKGKKKSVKARLDKSDEEAINAAKAAAFIKEDEEA, from the coding sequence ATGTCAAGAACAAATTTTGATACATTATTGGAGGCTGGTTGCCACTTCGGACACCTTAAGAGAAAGTGGAACCCTGCAATGGCTCCTTATATTTTCATGGAACGCAATGGTATTCATATCATTGACCTCCACAAAACAGTTGCAAAAGTAGACGAAGCTGCTGAAGCTTTGAAACAGATTGCCAAATCTGGCAAGAAAGTTCTTTTTGTTGCTACTAAAAAACAAGCTAAACAAGTTGTAGCTGAGAAAGCTCAATCTGTTAATATGCCTTATGTAATCGAACGCTGGCCGGGTGGTATGTTGACTAACTTCCCGACTATCCGTAAGGCTGTGAAGAAAATGGCTACTATCGATAAATTGACTAACGATGGTACTTATTCTAACCTTTCTAAGAGAGAAATTCTTCAGATTTCACGTCAACGTGCGAAATTGGATAAGACTTTGGGCTCTATCGCTGACCTGACTCGTCTGCCGTCTGCATTGTTCGTTATCGACGTAATGAAAGAAAATATCGCAGTTCGCGAAGCTAACCGTTTGGGTATCCCTGTATTCGGTATCGTTGATACTAACTCTGATCCTTCAAACGTAGATTTCGTAATTCCTGCTAACGATGACGCTACTAAATCTGTAGAAGTTATCTTGGATGCTTGCTGCGCTGCAATGATCGAAGGTTTGGAAGAAAGAAAAGCTGAAAAGATCGATATGGAAGCTGCTGGTGAAGCTCCTGCTAACAAAGGCAAGAAGAAATCAGTGAAAGCTAGACTCGACAAGTCTGACGAAGAAGCTATTAACGCAGCTAAAGCTGCTGCTTTCATCAAGGAAGACGAAGAGGCTTAA
- the ispF gene encoding 2-C-methyl-D-erythritol 2,4-cyclodiphosphate synthase: protein MKIRVGFGFDVHQLVEGRELWLGGILLEHTKGLLGHSDADVLLHAVCDALLGAANMRDIGYHFPDTAGEFKNIDSKILLKKTVELIATKGYKVGNIDATICAERPKLKAHIPLMQETMATVMGIDADDISIKATTTEKLGFTGREEGISAYATVLIEKIS, encoded by the coding sequence ATGAAGATAAGAGTAGGCTTTGGCTTCGATGTACACCAGCTGGTCGAAGGGCGTGAATTATGGCTGGGCGGTATTCTTTTGGAACATACCAAAGGATTGTTGGGACATTCGGATGCTGATGTATTGTTGCATGCGGTTTGCGATGCTTTGTTAGGGGCAGCGAATATGCGTGATATCGGCTATCACTTTCCCGATACGGCTGGAGAATTTAAAAACATAGATAGCAAAATACTGCTGAAGAAAACAGTGGAATTGATTGCTACCAAAGGATATAAAGTGGGTAATATCGATGCAACCATTTGTGCCGAACGCCCGAAGTTAAAGGCACACATTCCTTTGATGCAAGAGACGATGGCAACTGTCATGGGAATTGATGCGGATGATATTTCCATTAAGGCGACTACTACTGAAAAACTGGGTTTTACGGGTCGCGAAGAAGGTATATCAGCCTACGCTACCGTATTGATAGAGAAGATTTCTTAA
- the rpsI gene encoding 30S ribosomal protein S9 produces the protein MEVVNALGRRKRAIARIFVSEGTGKITINKRDLAEYFPSTILQYVVKQPLNKLGAAEKYDIKVNLCGGGFTGQSQALRLAIARALVKMNAEDKAALRAEGFMTRDPRSVERKKPGQPKARRRFQFSKR, from the coding sequence ATGGAAGTAGTAAATGCATTAGGCAGACGTAAACGTGCTATTGCACGCATATTCGTAAGCGAAGGTACAGGAAAGATTACTATTAACAAGAGAGACCTTGCAGAGTACTTTCCATCAACTATTCTTCAGTATGTTGTAAAACAACCATTGAACAAGCTGGGTGCTGCTGAGAAGTATGACATCAAGGTGAACTTGTGTGGTGGTGGTTTCACTGGTCAGTCTCAGGCATTGCGTTTGGCAATCGCTCGTGCACTGGTTAAGATGAACGCTGAAGATAAAGCCGCTCTTCGTGCAGAAGGCTTCATGACTCGTGACCCTCGTTCTGTTGAACGTAAGAAACCGGGACAGCCGAAAGCTCGTAGAAGATTCCAGTTCAGCAAGCGTTAA
- a CDS encoding branched-chain amino acid aminotransferase gives MKEIDWANLSFGYMKTDYNVRINFRNGAWGELEVSSDEHLNLHMAATCLHYGQEAFEGLKAFRGKDGKVRIFRLEENAARLQSTCQGILMAELPTERFKEAILKVVKLNERFIPPYETGASLYIRPLLIGTSAQVGVHPAEEYMFVVFVTPVGPYFKGGFSTNPYVIIREFDRAAPHGTGIYKVGGNYAASLRANKKAHDLGYSCEFYLDAKEKKYIDECGAANFFGIKDNTYITPKSTSILPSITNKSLMQLAEDMGIKVERRPIPEEELETFEEAGACGTAAVISPIQRIDDLENGKSYVISKDGKPGPICTKLYNKLRGIQYGDEPDTHGWVTIVE, from the coding sequence ATGAAAGAAATAGACTGGGCGAATCTGTCATTCGGATACATGAAGACAGATTACAATGTGAGAATTAACTTCCGTAATGGTGCATGGGGAGAATTAGAGGTTAGTAGTGACGAACACCTCAATTTGCACATGGCGGCAACCTGTTTGCACTATGGTCAGGAAGCCTTTGAAGGACTGAAAGCATTCCGTGGAAAGGATGGTAAAGTGCGTATTTTCCGTTTGGAAGAAAACGCTGCCCGTCTGCAATCTACTTGCCAAGGAATTCTGATGGCAGAACTTCCGACAGAACGATTCAAAGAAGCAATTTTGAAGGTTGTAAAATTGAATGAACGTTTTATCCCTCCTTATGAAACCGGTGCTTCTCTTTACATTCGTCCGCTGTTGATCGGAACAAGTGCTCAGGTAGGTGTACATCCTGCTGAAGAGTATATGTTTGTTGTGTTCGTAACTCCGGTAGGTCCGTATTTCAAAGGTGGTTTCTCTACCAATCCGTACGTTATCATTCGTGAGTTCGATCGTGCCGCTCCTCATGGAACAGGTATTTATAAAGTAGGTGGCAACTATGCAGCCAGCCTTCGTGCTAACAAGAAAGCACACGATCTGGGTTATTCCTGCGAGTTCTATCTTGATGCGAAAGAAAAGAAATATATCGATGAATGTGGTGCTGCCAACTTCTTCGGTATTAAAGATAATACTTATATCACTCCAAAATCGACTTCTATTCTGCCTTCTATTACCAATAAGAGTTTGATGCAGTTGGCAGAAGATATGGGTATCAAGGTGGAACGCCGTCCGATACCGGAAGAAGAATTGGAAACATTTGAAGAAGCAGGTGCTTGTGGTACTGCCGCAGTAATCAGCCCGATTCAGCGTATTGATGATTTGGAAAACGGAAAATCATACGTTATCTCTAAAGACGGTAAGCCGGGACCTATCTGTACGAAATTGTACAATAAACTGCGTGGAATCCAGTATGGTGACGAACCGGATACACATGGCTGGGTGACGATTGTGGAATAA
- a CDS encoding redox-sensing transcriptional repressor Rex, translated as MSTSIRKEADKVPEPTLRRLPWYLSNIKLMKEKGEQYVSSTQISKEINIDASQIAKDLSYVNISGRTRVGYNIDALIEVLESFLGFTNMHKAFLFGVGSLGAALLRDSGLHHFGLEIVAAFDVNPELVGKDLNGIPIFHSDDFEAKMKEYDVNIGVLTVPINIAQEITDKMVDGGIKAVWNFTPFRIRVPENIVVQNTSLYAHLAVMFNRLNFNEK; from the coding sequence ATGAGCACATCTATACGAAAAGAGGCGGATAAAGTGCCGGAGCCTACCTTGCGCAGACTTCCCTGGTATCTGTCTAATATAAAACTAATGAAAGAAAAAGGAGAGCAGTACGTCTCTTCTACACAAATCTCTAAGGAAATAAATATTGACGCTTCTCAAATCGCCAAAGACTTGTCCTACGTCAATATCTCAGGGCGCACAAGAGTAGGGTATAACATTGATGCGCTGATTGAGGTGTTAGAGAGCTTTCTTGGATTTACCAATATGCACAAAGCCTTCTTGTTTGGTGTAGGTAGCCTGGGGGCTGCCTTGCTTCGGGATTCAGGTTTACATCATTTCGGGCTGGAGATTGTGGCAGCTTTTGATGTGAATCCGGAATTGGTGGGAAAAGACCTGAATGGTATTCCTATTTTTCACTCCGATGACTTTGAGGCAAAGATGAAAGAATACGATGTAAATATCGGTGTGTTGACCGTGCCTATTAATATTGCTCAGGAAATTACAGATAAGATGGTAGACGGAGGCATAAAAGCCGTATGGAACTTTACTCCTTTCCGAATCCGTGTACCCGAGAATATTGTGGTGCAGAATACGTCTTTATATGCTCATTTGGCTGTTATGTTTAACCGATTGAATTTTAACGAGAAATAA
- a CDS encoding metallophosphoesterase family protein, producing MIRLLKIYLTLVFLLVTTFCMAQKSELKFSKDGKFKIVQFTDVHFKYGNWASDIALERINQVLDDERPDLVIFTGDVVYSAPADSGMLQVLEPVVKRKLPFVVTFGNHDNEQGMTREQLYDIIRKVPGNLLPDRGTVLSPDYVLTVKSSSNVKKDAALLYCMDSHSYSPLKDVKGYAWLTFDQINWYRQQSAAYKAQNGGQPLPALAFFHIPLPEYNEAARSENAILRGTRMEEACAPKLNTGMFAAMKEAGDVMGMFVGHDHDNDYAVMWKGILLAYGRFTGGNTEYNHLPNGARIIVLDEGARTFTSWIRQKDGVVDKISYPASFVKDDWTKR from the coding sequence ATGATTCGGCTCTTAAAAATTTACTTAACACTTGTCTTTTTGTTGGTAACGACTTTTTGTATGGCTCAAAAGAGTGAACTGAAATTTAGTAAAGATGGTAAATTCAAAATTGTGCAATTTACCGATGTGCATTTTAAATACGGCAACTGGGCTTCTGATATCGCTTTGGAACGCATAAATCAGGTGCTTGATGATGAACGCCCGGATTTGGTGATTTTTACCGGCGATGTTGTTTATTCTGCTCCGGCAGATTCCGGAATGTTGCAGGTATTGGAACCGGTAGTTAAACGCAAACTGCCTTTCGTGGTCACTTTTGGTAATCATGACAATGAACAGGGAATGACACGGGAACAGTTATATGATATTATCCGTAAAGTTCCCGGAAATTTATTGCCTGACCGGGGAACAGTCTTATCGCCGGACTATGTATTAACCGTGAAATCGTCTTCTAATGTTAAGAAGGATGCAGCTTTGCTTTATTGCATGGATTCTCATTCCTATTCTCCTTTGAAAGATGTGAAGGGATATGCATGGCTTACATTCGATCAGATAAATTGGTATCGCCAGCAGAGTGCAGCTTATAAAGCGCAAAATGGTGGACAGCCTTTGCCGGCTCTTGCCTTTTTCCATATTCCTCTTCCTGAATACAATGAAGCTGCCCGTTCAGAAAATGCGATTCTTCGCGGAACTCGTATGGAGGAAGCTTGTGCACCTAAATTGAATACGGGAATGTTTGCGGCAATGAAAGAAGCGGGTGATGTGATGGGTATGTTTGTAGGACACGATCATGATAATGATTATGCAGTGATGTGGAAAGGTATTCTTCTGGCTTATGGACGCTTCACCGGTGGAAATACGGAATATAATCATTTGCCTAACGGGGCCCGTATCATCGTATTAGATGAGGGGGCTCGTACATTTACGTCCTGGATTCGTCAGAAAGACGGAGTGGTGGATAAAATTTCTTATCCAGCAAGTTTTGTCAAGGACGATTGGACTAAACGTTGA
- the tsf gene encoding translation elongation factor Ts, which yields MAVSMADITKLRKMTGAGMMDCKNALTEAEGDFDKAMEIIRKKGQAVAAKRSEREASEGCVLAKTTGDRAVIVALKCETDFVAQNADFVKLTQDILDLAVANKCTTLDEVKALPMGNGTVQDAVTDRSGITGEKMELDGYMTVEGVCTAVYNHMNRNGLCTIVAFNKEVNEQLAKQIAMQIAAMNPIAIDEDGVSEEVKQKEIEVAIEKTKVEQVQKAVEAALKKANINPAHVDSEEHMESNMAKGWITAEDVAKAKEIIATVSAEKAAHLPEQMIQNIAKGRLGKFLKEVCLLNQEDIMDGKKTVREVLAAADPELKIVDFKRFTLKAE from the coding sequence ATGGCTGTAAGTATGGCTGATATTACCAAGCTGCGCAAAATGACCGGAGCTGGTATGATGGATTGCAAAAATGCGTTGACTGAAGCTGAAGGCGATTTCGACAAGGCAATGGAAATTATCCGTAAGAAAGGACAAGCTGTTGCTGCTAAGCGTTCGGAACGTGAAGCTTCTGAAGGTTGCGTTTTGGCTAAAACTACTGGTGACCGTGCTGTTATCGTTGCTTTGAAGTGTGAAACTGACTTTGTGGCTCAGAATGCTGATTTTGTGAAACTGACTCAGGATATTCTTGATCTGGCCGTGGCTAACAAATGCACTACTTTGGATGAAGTAAAAGCATTGCCGATGGGTAACGGTACTGTACAGGATGCAGTGACTGACCGTAGCGGTATCACAGGTGAGAAGATGGAACTGGATGGTTACATGACTGTAGAAGGTGTATGCACTGCTGTTTACAATCACATGAACAGAAATGGTCTTTGCACGATTGTTGCTTTCAACAAGGAAGTGAACGAGCAGTTGGCTAAGCAAATAGCTATGCAGATTGCTGCCATGAACCCGATTGCAATTGATGAAGATGGCGTTTCTGAAGAAGTAAAACAGAAAGAAATTGAAGTTGCTATTGAGAAGACAAAAGTAGAACAGGTACAGAAAGCTGTAGAAGCTGCTCTGAAGAAAGCTAACATCAACCCGGCTCATGTGGACAGCGAAGAACACATGGAAAGCAACATGGCTAAAGGATGGATTACAGCTGAAGATGTAGCTAAAGCAAAAGAAATCATTGCTACTGTTTCTGCAGAGAAGGCTGCACACTTGCCTGAACAAATGATTCAGAACATCGCGAAAGGTCGTCTGGGCAAGTTCTTGAAAGAAGTTTGCTTGCTGAACCAAGAAGATATCATGGACGGTAAGAAAACTGTAAGAGAAGTGTTGGCTGCTGCTGATCCTGAACTGAAAATTGTTGATTTCAAGCGTTTCACTTTGAAAGCTGAATAA
- the xseB gene encoding exodeoxyribonuclease VII small subunit, with protein MAGKKETYSQAMERLEKIVRQIDNNELDIDILSEKIKEANEIIAFCKDKLTKADQEVEKLLQEKRLSEE; from the coding sequence GTGGCAGGAAAAAAAGAAACATATTCCCAAGCAATGGAACGTCTCGAAAAGATCGTTCGCCAGATAGATAATAACGAACTGGATATTGACATTTTGAGTGAGAAAATAAAAGAAGCCAATGAAATTATTGCCTTTTGCAAGGATAAATTGACAAAAGCTGACCAGGAAGTCGAAAAATTATTGCAAGAAAAGAGGCTATCTGAAGAATAA
- the xseA gene encoding exodeoxyribonuclease VII large subunit, with protein MDSLSLLELNSLIRRSLEQCLPDEYWIQAELSDVRSNTTGHCYLEFVQKDPRSNNLVAKARGMIWNTIYRLLKPYFEESTGQLFTSGIKVLVKVTVQFHELYGYSLTVLDIDPAYTLGDMARRRREILLQLEEEGVLTLNKELEMPILPQRVAVISSATAAGYGDFCHQLQRNPGGFYFYTELFPALMQGNQVEESVLAALDRINTRINEFDVVVIIRGGGATSDLSGFDTYLLAAACAQFPLPIITGIGHERDDTVLDSVAHTRVKTPTAAAELLIHQVTEVAEHLEELSVRLQQGTYMLLDQEQRRLEALQIRIPNLVHRKLADARFSLLAAKKDLSQVAKALLARQSHRLELLQQRIADASPDKLLSRGYSITIKDGKVVTDASSLKPGDCLTTRLLKGEVQSVVEK; from the coding sequence ATGGATTCTCTTTCCCTTTTAGAACTGAATTCACTCATCCGCCGTAGTCTGGAGCAATGCCTGCCCGATGAATATTGGATACAGGCAGAGTTGAGCGATGTCCGTTCCAATACGACAGGGCATTGTTATCTGGAATTTGTGCAGAAAGATCCTCGTAGTAATAATCTCGTAGCCAAAGCACGGGGAATGATTTGGAATACTATCTACCGCCTACTGAAACCCTACTTTGAGGAAAGCACCGGACAACTATTTACCTCCGGTATTAAAGTGCTGGTGAAAGTAACTGTTCAGTTTCATGAATTATACGGTTACAGTTTGACGGTGCTTGATATTGATCCTGCTTACACGTTGGGAGATATGGCTCGCCGTCGTCGGGAAATATTATTGCAGTTGGAAGAGGAGGGAGTTTTGACGTTGAATAAAGAACTTGAAATGCCGATTCTTCCTCAACGTGTTGCTGTTATTTCTTCGGCTACTGCAGCCGGATATGGAGACTTCTGCCATCAGTTACAGCGCAATCCGGGCGGATTCTATTTTTATACAGAACTTTTTCCGGCTTTAATGCAAGGCAATCAAGTTGAAGAATCTGTATTGGCAGCTTTAGACCGTATCAATACCCGCATCAATGAATTTGACGTAGTGGTCATTATTCGTGGCGGTGGGGCTACTTCCGATTTATCCGGTTTTGATACTTATCTACTAGCAGCTGCATGTGCGCAATTTCCATTACCTATCATTACCGGTATTGGTCATGAACGCGATGATACAGTGCTTGACTCTGTGGCTCATACCCGGGTAAAGACTCCTACGGCTGCTGCCGAACTTCTGATTCATCAGGTAACGGAAGTTGCAGAGCATCTGGAAGAATTATCTGTACGTCTTCAACAGGGAACTTATATGCTTCTTGATCAGGAACAACGAAGGTTGGAGGCACTCCAAATCCGTATTCCCAATCTTGTTCACCGCAAACTTGCGGATGCTCGTTTTTCTTTGCTGGCAGCAAAGAAGGATTTATCACAAGTAGCGAAAGCATTGTTGGCCCGTCAGTCTCACCGATTGGAACTTTTGCAACAGCGAATAGCAGACGCCTCTCCGGATAAACTCTTGAGCCGGGGATACAGTATTACAATCAAAGACGGGAAAGTGGTGACGGATGCATCTTCGCTGAAACCGGGAGATTGCTTGACAACCCGGTTGCTGAAAGGAGAAGTACAATCTGTGGTGGAAAAGTAA
- a CDS encoding translation initiation factor translates to MKNNDWKDRLNVVYSTNPDFGYEMDNDEEQVTLDKNKQNLRVSIDKKNRGGKVVTLITGFIGTENDLKELGKLLKSKCGVGGSAKDGEIMVQGDFKTKIIELLIKEGYSKTKGIGG, encoded by the coding sequence ATGAAAAATAATGATTGGAAAGATAGACTAAACGTAGTATATTCTACGAATCCAGACTTCGGCTATGAAATGGATAACGATGAAGAGCAAGTTACTCTCGACAAAAACAAACAAAACCTGCGAGTTTCCATTGACAAAAAGAACCGGGGCGGTAAAGTGGTCACATTAATTACCGGATTTATAGGTACGGAAAACGACTTGAAAGAGTTGGGCAAGCTACTGAAAAGCAAATGCGGAGTAGGCGGATCGGCTAAAGACGGAGAGATTATGGTGCAAGGAGATTTCAAAACCAAAATCATAGAGCTGCTCATCAAAGAAGGATACTCTAAAACAAAAGGTATAGGCGGTTAA